The nucleotide window GTGAGAGCACGGGCAGTGACATTAAAGCCATTCCCATTTTGAAgtaggggttggaaccggttcaaggaacagaatagaaaaaaagcaatttttgaggaacagaatcagaactgggaacgaaagtgatctatactgttctggaactgaaccattattttaaaagcatgggaaacggTTAATCATGTTATTTTACGTTCCTGGCATGTTTTTTTCAGTCCCACAAAAAAACGCAACAAAGTACCTATATAAAGCCCTGACTCTCACTCAGAAACATATTCCAGTGCCCGCCTGTCAGATGGAAATATTTTATAGTCTGTTTATGCTACCTGCCCTTCCCCCTGCGAAGGATAGGATACTGTATACTACTGGCGAAGTTACAAgcgtgattcagaaattagggagagatttttaattagagaagaattgattcactttttcaatgctagttaaggatactatagttatcacgtttcacattggatttattaactacaaaaaggtaagacgtaTTTTTATTCTGgtgctgctctgcacacacaagcgtgttagctagctatctagctagctaacgttagctctgGTCCAATGTTAAGGCAACTCTcagaagttcaaagacattcaaagttacTTCATAGAAGCCGCTCATCCGTAGatataattctgtgggcctaattcagataatgcatatCATAACAAGATTCTCAGTGTTTCAAGCCaagcctcctcctccctctctcgctccctccccacCCACATAATGTAAGTCTCATCTTGCGCTGTACACTTGTCTGTCTATCACGCATATAAACCACTAGGCTATTGCTTGCCAGCTCCATACTAAGCTGCTCTATcagcactgattggtgaagttaTTTAATGTTGAgcttcatgtaaaaaaaaaaatctgaggttaAAAAAGGAATAGAAAGGAACAATATAAACAGGTACTTTTGGGGGGGGGCTCTAAACGGTTCTGTTCAGAATGTAAAAATTTAcaataattttggttccaacccgttttgaagtagtcaataatcttcttcttcttttactacttctatgagttggcaAAGAAACTGAAAAGGTGCATACAGTCCTGGAGTGTGTAGTTTGAaaaggtataaagccaaggttggcgatttagtgccacctgcagttatggagTGTTTGCTCACGGATatacttcattggctgatccctactggtgacctggatggaattatgtgatccttccttaacccataagAAGTCCAACCCAGTTGACaacttcaaaatggtgaaagtcgTCATGCTAAAACAAGGTTTTGGGCACTAgagttctctatctatctctatgctacagacagacacacacacacacacatatacacaattatgttttatcaaatcaattgttACTCTGTTACAAAAAGTTTTCATTCCAAAGATAATGTCAAATAAACAGTTAAAAACAACGCATACAACTCGTTGCATGCTTCTCATCCATgttctctttttcttattggaaGAGCATaaacttattttattttttaaattcattaTACAAAATGATCAACAACTTACATCCctacatcaaacatgtctaacaaaacaaaacacaggtataaacaagaaaatacaaaatacatacaaaaaatatatattaaaacattatttaaaaaatatgacAATTCTAGTGCAATTGTATTCACTcagaatttttacaaattataatGATTCAGGACATGCTAACTGGTTGAACGcgacgtgtataactacaacgaGGTAGTAAGtctgacaaggcagcagctacgtttcctggggtccagcaaaattaaggcagtttataccatttttaaaacattacaatacattcacagatttcacaacacactgtgtgccctcagtgtcttactccaccactaccacatatctacagtacaaaatccaagtgtacgtgtgtgtgtatagtgtgtgtgtgtgtgtgtgtgtgtgtgtgtgtgtgtgtgtgtgtaagcatgtgtctgtgcctatgtttgtgttgcttcacagttccCGCTGTTccatatgttttttttaatccgttttttaaaatctaattttactgcttgcatcagttacttgatgtggaataaaaTTCCATGTAGTCatagctctatgtagtactgtgcgcctcccataatctgttctggacttggggactgtgaagagacctcttgtggcatgtcttgtggggtatgcatgggtgtccaagctgtgcaccagtagttcaaacagacatctcggtgcattcaacatgtcaatacctctcataaatgcaagtagtgatgaagtcaatctttcctccactttgagccaggagattgacatgcatattattaatattagctctctgtgtacatccaagggccagccgtgctgccctgttctgagccaattgcaattttcctaagtccttttttgtggcacctgaccacacgactaaaCAGTAGTCAAGGTAGTCGTGTAGCGATTTtgtgcctctgggtttagaaactctgtcaAATGTTCTTATTCGATTGACGTACTTCCGGGTCACTTCCGTGTTATCCAGTCGTCACGTTTCAAGTACAATTTTTTGTAAAgcaaattgtaaaaaaataagtGAAAAGTTGGTCACGAGTGTCGTAAAGCCATGAAGATTGTCAGTTGGAACATTAATGGCATAAGGACTTTCAAGGGCGGAATTAAAAAGGCGCTTGAGTCGCTGGATGCTGACATCGTATGTGTACAAGAGACAAAAGTAACAAGTAAGAATTTTACGCGGgagagtacagtatatgttgaGTAACAAGGAGTTGGCAGGCATGCTAGGGCAAACAGATTGGCACTCGGGCTAACTTGATAATGTAACAGAAGTTATATGATAAATGTGATTGTACAGTCATGTAACATTCTCTGCTACATGTTGAACTCTGACAATGTTACAGCTAGGCTAtctaacgtaaactcgtacatcgccttggtccgtacaattgcccttattttagcgccccaaaaacgtaatacttccaggtcaactgtaatgtcaataccattgtaaagcacaatttctccactttccaacaaaatcaattacatgacctaaacactgcccgtttctgcataattcaagcaggcattgagccccgtcgggtctttttttaaatggcgtgtggggaagcgaaactaatgctgatagtgagaaggacagatgtcctgtgggaaaattgcttttttcactcgatctatccaacttatcaccttatcgcctctaaaatgtaaataaaacactataaagagtttatataatgtgtcattacatacctatttgaaggtttgtgtcgaatttgaatcgggtttttagggcggtgctaaagtgatcttagaagtaaacagcggctttgagaatgatgatcacATGCAATGATGACTGAagaaatgactaggtatccccccttaccccatcactgtccatttcttgtttttaaacgatgagagaagtgctacacctggtggagagagattgtaagacagaaatagttgctttatgcgtgctgtacgttacgacatgacacgtcaagatgtaacggagggtccgtttttttcaacttttctccaatactatagagccattaccatgtcgatcaacgcttgaatagaaacttagttcacacccccgattttaaagtcaacacagtcgctacagtcccattagttttctttgtagcctcgtttgaatgtcgcggttacgtACATTTGTACGGAAtagggtgagtttacgttactgaTTGTGTCatcctgtgtttgtctgtgacagGAGACCTGTTGGATGAGAGGACTGCTATTGTTGAAGGTTATAACTCCTATTTCAGCTTTAGTCGTGGACGCAGTGGCTACTCAGGTTGGGACCATTCATCATTTTCCAAAGTATTGAGCTTCAGGATCACGCAAGCCCAGATTCAGTCATTTTCATCTGAACAAAATAGCCACATAATCCCTTTTATATCAGAGAGCAAGACACAATGACCCTTGGGTCCCCTGTAACAGTGTCCCCGGTCTGTTTGAATTAGTTCCCATGGATTGCATTGTTCCATTATCACAAATTcccgatttaaaaaaaagaatgaaCCACAGAAATAGTATTCCGTATTAAAGGATGTTTTGAGTCCTATGTTCTCCTATTGCGCCTTCACATTCCAACATTAATATGTACCTCCCTAATCTGTTTATTAAATAGGAGTTGCTACTTACTGCAAAGACAGTGCCACCCCATTTGCTGCAGAGGAGGGCTTGACCGGTCTGCTGACCACCAACCACGAGGGGACCATTGGATGCTATGGTGACCCGAGAGAGTTCTCCAGTGAGGAGCTACAGCTCCTGGACAACGAGGGAAGGGCTGTTCTCACACAGCACAGAGTCATGTACGGAGGGAAAAAAATAGACCTTTATCACATGATTTGTCCCATGCTATTCTTTAGGTTTTCTGAATGAATGTCATGGAATGTATCAATTGTTAACTTGTTGTGGCACTGAAAAGCCATTGTGTTTCCCCAATGATCTGAGTGTTTCTTTGTGTGCCCACTTGCTTTTTCACAGGTGTGAAGACACACCTGAAACAGTTACGGTTATCAATGTATACTGCCCACGAGCTGACCCAGAAAAGCCTGAACGTAAAAATTTCAAACTGCAGTTCTACAAGCTGCTTCAATGTCGGGCTGAAGCAATTTTGGAAGCTGGGAGGTGAGTGGGCTATATGCAGGAGGGCTTGGGTTGGGTGGGTATCATAATAGGGGACAAACTGATATGAGATTTGTTCAATGCATTTTATTGGAAGTCTAATTTCTCTTTGTTTTCTCTGACTCGTCCACCCAGCCGTGTAATCATCTTGGGAGATGTGAATACATCCCACCGGCCCATAGATCACTGTGACCCAGATTACATAGTAAGTGAAGTAATCAGAATTCTTTCAGGTGATAGGTTTGATGTCCTCATTCAGACATAATCATATTTACTTTTGAGTTTTGACATCTgtttattaaatcaaatcaaatgaaagagagaattagagagagcatacttaaattcacacaggacaccggataagacaggagaaatactccagatataacagactgaccctagccccccgacaatTTATTAATAGCTGACATATTGTTACTCCTATCTGTTTACTTTTATTAGGATGATTTTGATGATCACCCCGGCAGGAAATGGCTAAACGGTTTACTGGTTGATGACAGTGAAGGAAAGGAGTATGGAAAAAACGATGAGGAAGAGTCTGAGAATACCTCATCAAAACCCCTCAGCAGCGGCAAGTTTGTGGACACCTTCCGCCATTTTCACCCAACACGCTCCAAGGCCTTCACCTGTTGGAACACTATGACTGGAGCCAGGCAGACCAACTATGGCACACGTATCGACTACATCTTCGCAGACCATCCCTTGGTTAAAATGGGGTTTGTGGCAGCAGACATCATGCCAGAGGTGGAGGGGTCTGATCACTGCCCTGTCTGGGGGAAACTGTGCTGCCCCCTCCTGTCCAGCTCCAAGCTGCCTCCCTTCTGTACCCGCAACCTACCAGAGTTCGCTGGCAGGCAGCAGAAACTCTCACGCTTCCTCGTCAAGATGGACCAACAACAACCTGCCAGAGAGGCCTGCAGGGACCCACTACCAGGATCTCAGGAGACTGGGGAGACCCGAGAGAACCTGAATCCACTGGGATCAGCAGGGACCAGCTCCACTGGAAAGAAACGGAAGTTGGCAGTGGAATCTGGTGTCCCAAAGAGCAAAAAGATTATGACACTGAAGGCTGCTACCCCAAAGCCCCAGGGCAACCTCCTAGCCTTTTTCAAGCCCAAATCCATGCCTGTGGCCCCAACCAGGGAAGACCCTGTGAGTCAGtgtgagaggggagaagagagaaatgaAGTGACCCCATCACAACCACATACCTTCAAGGGAGGACATTCTGCAGGACAAGATGTCCCTTCAATTCCAGGCACGCGCACAGAAGATCCCCAGGGTGTCTGTATGGGAGACAATGTCCATGAACCGGGCAGCAACATACAGGGTGTCAATAATCAAAACCAGGGGAAGGATGCAGCCCTGGCTtcagaggctactgtagacccccCATGTCTCAGGAAGGGGGCTTCACTGGGTGGGTTCTGGAAGACGGTCCTGCGTGGGCCACCCCCACCGCCCCCCTGTAAGTCTCATGGGGAACCCTGTGTACTCCGCACAGTCAAGAAGGCAGGTCCAAACATGGGCAAGCAGTTCTTTGTGTGTAACCGCCCTCAGGGTCATGCATCCAATCCTGAGGCTCGCTGTAACTTCTTTTCCTGGGTGGATAAAGGAAAATAGTGACTATGCTGTAGAAACGCACTGACATTTCATCCATGTAGTGTTTTTATAAGCATTGTTAATCTGTAAATTTGATATATTAGTAAAATAAAGACAGTTTTGTAAATTAAGTTTTAACTTCTCTAACGTATTTCACGTAATCACATTGAGGACTTTCTCACCATATGACAAGCATCCCAAAGCTACTGTTGGTGTTGTCTATTTACTGCTTATGAAATTACAATGGATGTTAAACTTAGTCACAGAGTGATCTGTTTCTCTTCATCTATAATGCAGCATGAACATGAATATACAGTGTTTATTGTCAGAAAATAATATTCCTTGTGTGCTGCTGTGTTCTTTATGCGCTCTAGATGGTAGCAGGACTCAAGTATGATCATCATAGGTCCGCATCATTATTTCTACCATTGTCTCAATGTAATTTATCATTCTATAGAGCTCATATATGGAGTTAGGTATGCCAAGATTTCATATCCTTCCTATGGTtatgaatattttttatttttatttatggtCTTTCAACTTTGCATGTCAAGAGCTGAGGAGGCTCTTGTGCAACCATTAGTCCCCATATTCTTTCTATTTCCTCTATTTGATTTTCAACACAGTGCTGATGGCAGTAGTTTCCTTTAAAATTGGTCACCTTTACTATAGAAGTTTTAGTTAAGACGGCCCAAAAAAATCTCCTATTTTTTGTCTGATGATTCTCAGACCAATATGTTTAACTTACAGATGTGTTGAAACATCTGTAATATATTAGGATGCAGAGCTTAATTGTCTTTTCATTTAACATGTATCTATTTGTAGTAGGGAATTTGAAAACCTGCTGTAGGTAATAATCTGCCTTCTGAATGAATATTCCCCCATGTACTCGTCATAGTGATGCTCTTGTCGATTGTGTTGTGGAACAGAACACCGCAGGTCCTTACACCTACTTAGCCACTGCCAATACTTACAGTATCTGCTTCTACTCCCATgcagtttctctctcctccccaaccaAGCCCCCCCCTCACTTCCTCTCGCAAGGTGTGtgtttcactgtacttgtgcatgtgacattgaaACTTGAAACTCCTCTCATGCAGTTCCAAACGAAACTCCTTGGCTCACCGGTATAAATTGTGACATGAGCAGCACCTGTATCTGCAACTGAAGCATTTGTGCAGTATATCGGCCATCATTCCCTGGCAGTCCCTGAGAGACTGTCTTCATTTAATAGACTAAAATATGAAATCACAATGTGTTTTTGGGCCACATAATCGAAGATAGGCTTCCAACATTACATTCTGAAACGgtagctgtccatggtgctgatatCCCATTGGCCACATGTGGGcacgggctagcccacaccaagcccaacacagggtTCCAGACCTTTCTATCATGCCAATGTGAGCATGTTTGCTGGGATGTGTCTCACTGTTCAAAGGTTGACATAAAGCTTCCTATGACCTAGCTTTTTGTTCAAACTAATCTGTTTTGTATTCTAGGGACTACTGGGTAGACTGGACCATGTttttatggacacacacacaatggattGTTTTTCCTGTACAGTGCTATATTTGTACCCTATAGTGTCCGGGCACCCCACTTTAAGCTCTTTGACCACAGTAAAAGTCCAGCAACACTTGCTTTGTTCAAATGTACCTGTTTTGTATTCTAGCTCCTCTAGTGAGTAGACTGGACAATGGTTTTATGGAGTCACAACTGTTTTTCCTGTACAGTGCTAGTAGCCTATGTGCTGTATACAGAAATATTATTCTTTACATTTAAAACATGTTTCATGGTCAAATAATGTAAATGTCTTATATGAACAAATGTCAAGCATTGTTAATGTTTAGATACATTTTCTTTCACATAAATACAGGTTGTTGACACTTCTATTATGTGAGGGACTTTTATTCAATCAAAATTCCGTGATGGGgaagtgtttattttattttttgcggACATGACACCATTTTGAAGACGACGTCATATCAAAGACCATATTTTTTAAAGTGGTCAAAGCAGAGATGATGCATACATTTCTCTGCCGCCTCTGGCCAATGTAGGTTATCAGTTGATCTACTGTAGCTTATTGTATGCAATTGTTTCTAGAAGAAAGATCCTAATCtatctgatttttgcaatttatAGACGCAGTCAAAGATTTCTCTGGGATGATTGATGTTTGTTGTGTTTTTGTTGCTGAAATGTATCCCTGTTTATACCTTTAGCATACTACTAGTGTTTTTTTCTATGATCATGTGACCGTCACTATATATTGTCAGTAAAAGGGAAACAAATTGCACTCCCGTAAGTATTTATTTGGTGAGTGAAGCTAAATGTTTTAAAGTAACTGCATAGGTATTTAAGTTTCATATCTTGGATCTCTGTCACTTCCGCAAAGAGCATGAGGTGTGTAGTCTACTCATATCATCAGAAAGGATGTGGTACaactacagtgctttcagaaagtattcagaccccttgacttttcccacattttgttacgttagtcttattctaaaatggattaaataaatacaattcctcagcaatctacacaaaataccccataatgacaagtttTCTCACACGTTCACTGATTTAAAGCAATGATATTCCAGTGAAAGGCTGTTTTAATACTCTGGAGCTGCAATTAAAAATATAATAACCTTTACAATTAAAAAAacaaagccagatggagatgggtaaattagaAGCGCATTCTgtctttatattactgtaacatacataggctatgctgcagcaaatgtaggcaTACCTATCACAAGAaaaaaagttaccatgatgagatgacaggtctacatgcattgtgaactgcgctcGGTACtcagatgggctgtctgtccccaccctgcgAGTTGATCCATCATGCAAAGACCatagagaagccagatttagacattgcatataatttaacagctccatttcacgccatgctgctcataaactcagcaaaaaaagaaatgtcctcactgtcaactgcatttattttcagcaaacttaacgtgtaaatatttgtatgaacacaacaggattcaacaactgagacataaactgaacaagttccacagacatgtgactaacagaaatggaataatgtgtccctgaacaaagggcaggtcaaaagtaacagtcagtatctggtgtggccaccagctgcattaagtactgcagtgcatctccccctcatggactgcaccagatttgccagttcttgctgtaagatgttaccccactcttccaccaaggcacctgcaagttcccagacatttctggtcggaatggccctagccctcaccctccgatccaacaggtcccagacgtgctcaatgggattgagatccgggctcttcgctggctatggcagaacactgacattcctgtcttgcaggaaatcatgcacagaacgagccgaatggctggtggcattgtcatgctggagggtcatgtcaggatgagcctgcaggaagggtaccacatgagggaggaggatgtcttccctgtaatgcacagagttgagattgcctgcaatgacaacaagctcagtccgatgatgatgtgacacaccgccccagaccatgacgggcccttcacctccaaatcgatcccactccagagtacaggcctcggtgtaacactcattccttcaacgataaacgcaaatctgaccatcacccctggtgagacaaaaccgcgactcgtctgtgaagagcactttttgccagtcctgtctggtccagcgacggtgggtttgtgcccataggcaacgttgttgcccgtgatgtctggtgaggacctgccttacaacaggcctacaagccctcagtccaggctctctcagcctattgcggacagtctgagcactgatagagggattgtgcgttcctggtgtaactcgggcagttgttgttgccatcctgtgcctgtcccgcaagtgtgatgttcggatgtaccgatcctgtgcaggtgttgttacacgtggtctgccactgcgaggatgatcagctgtctgtcctgtctccctgtagctctgtcttaggcgtctcacagtatggactttgcaatttattgccctggccacatctgcagtcctcatgcctccttgcagcatgcctaaggcacattcacgcagatggcagggaccctgggcatctttcttttggtgtttttcagagtccgtagaaaggcctctttagtgtcctaagttttcataattgtgtccttaattgcctaccgtctgcaaGCTGTTCGTGTCTGaatgaccattccacaggtgcatgttcattaattgtttatggttcattgaacaagcatgggaaacagtgtttaaacccttcacaatgaagatctgtgaagttatttggattgtttgaattatctttgaaagacgatcctgaaaaggggacgtttaTAAATCATTTATTATAATTAACTGGTTTTCACAGTTATTTATCCCaggaaaagggagtggttttgggcGGTAGATCTCGGTAACCTGGTTCCAGCCATTCAACTTGGCATGCCATGGAACAAGAATACAGGCCCTGAAGTGGTGACAACTGTAATTGCATATATAGGTTCCCCGCACACAGCCCCACAAGCTTAGCTGATAttcagtaccagtgaaaagtttggacacacctactcattcaagggtttttcttaattttgactattttctgcattttagaataatagagaagacatcaaaactgaaagaacacatgaaatcatgtaggaacgaaaaaaagtgttaaacaaatctaaatatttttCGTTTTAGATTCGTCAAAGCAGCCTTGGTGACagtgacagctttgcatactcttggcattctctcaaccagctgcacctggaatgcttttccaacagtcttgaaggagttcccacatatactaagcacttgttggctgcttttccttcactctttatcttcactctgcggtacaaCTCATCAAAAACCatgtcaattgggttgaagtcaggtgattgtggaggccagatcatctgatgcagcactccatcactctcccttttggtcaaatagaccttacacaaccatcgctgcagaatgtatcgctgcagaatgctgtggtagccatgctggttaagtgtgtcttgaattctaaataaatcactgaaagtgtcaccagcaaagcaccatcacacctcctcatccatgcgtcacgttgggaaccacacatgtggagatcatctgttcacctactctgcgtctcacaaagacacgacggttggaaccaataatctcaaatttggactcatcagaccaaaggacagatttacccCGGTCTAATGGTCATTGctagtgtttcttggcctaagcaagtctcttcttattggtgtcctttagtggtggtttcttggcagcaattcgaccatgaaggcctgattcacgcagtctcctctgaacagcatttatttgggctgcaatttctgaggctggcaacTCTACTGAAcatattctctgcagcagagggaactctgggtcttcctttcctgtggcgttcctcatgagagacagtttcatcatagcgcttgatggtttttgcgactgcacttgaagaaactttcaaagttattgaaactttacgcattgactgaccttcatttcttaaagtaatgatggattgtcgtttctctttgcttatttgagctgttcttgccaaaataTGAACTTGTCATAAATCCAGTTTGTTGCATTTcatgaaaaaaattataataataggaGGTTGTTCCTTTAAATGGTGTAAGAGCTAGTACTTTGgtctataaaaatatatatttcaaatgtTGGATAATTTGTATCTTGTTAAAACAAACTGCTCTGCTTGGCTTGGTAAGTAATATCGACAAAATAAGCCATTTTTACCATCTTTGCATCAAATATGTATGTTGCTGAAACaagttaataaaaataaaaaatcatagTGACAGTGCTTCGAACAAAAAGTCCACGTTGGAGGAAAAGCGGAACGATCAATTCGTGTGCTTGCTGAgaatacatttttgttaattgTAATCATGAAAAGTATGAATCTGTTTCTTCACTTACTGTGGTTGTTGTtcaaaatgacaaaaaaaaattcaGAAAATAAGTGATAATAGTCTAGTCATGTAACTGCAGGCTACAGATTTGTTCAAATGTAAAACCCTTTTATTTTATCTCATCTTAAATAGGCAAAATTCCTAAGGTAggttacagtataatgaaatgtGTGGTTTTAAGAACCAAAAAAGCAATTACATTATGTATGTAGTGCTGTTTTTTGTTTCTATTCATGAAATTAGGCCTGCACAATAACAAAATATGCAGGCTGTATATGAGTAGCTTGCAAATTTTGTTTTGTATGAAGTAGCCTTTATGAAAGAaatggttgggaaccactgctctagccCAAACTGTTCAAATATAACCCATATTAATAGAGCTACATTTTATTCTTTCTGTTTAAGATTTGAGGATTTATGTTTATAATGTATATATCTGCCCAAAAAATGCTAATTTGATAATCAGCTGTGATAAATTAATAATACGTTTGCAATATTATTGTTATGTGAACGTAAAATAATCAGGTTGGTGCTTACaattgtcctatttcacacatgtataaGTGCATGTGTGATTTGGAAATtcgttttttgcatatcccactccccctgaGACTCAGAGCCAGGAATCAGCCATTATCAACggcaaccctggagcaattagggttaagtgccttgctcaaaggcacatttGCCGATTTTTCTACTAGTTGGCTCGTGGAtctgaaccag belongs to Salvelinus alpinus chromosome 28, SLU_Salpinus.1, whole genome shotgun sequence and includes:
- the apex2 gene encoding DNA-(apurinic or apyrimidinic site) endonuclease 2 isoform X2, which gives rise to MKIVSWNINGIRTFKGGIKKALESLDADIVCVQETKVTRVATYCKDSATPFAAEEGLTGLLTTNHEGTIGCYGDPREFSSEELQLLDNEGRAVLTQHRVMCEDTPETVTVINVYCPRADPEKPERKNFKLQFYKLLQCRAEAILEAGSRVIILGDVNTSHRPIDHCDPDYIDDFDDHPGRKWLNGLLVDDSEGKEYGKNDEEESENTSSKPLSSGKFVDTFRHFHPTRSKAFTCWNTMTGARQTNYGTRIDYIFADHPLVKMGFVAADIMPEVEGSDHCPVWGKLCCPLLSSSKLPPFCTRNLPEFAGRQQKLSRFLVKMDQQQPAREACRDPLPGSQETGETRENLNPLGSAGTSSTGKKRKLAVESGVPKSKKIMTLKAATPKPQGNLLAFFKPKSMPVAPTREDPVSQCERGEERNEVTPSQPHTFKGGHSAGQDVPSIPGTRTEDPQGVCMGDNVHEPGSNIQGVNNQNQGKDAALASEATVDPPCLRKGASLGGFWKTVLRGPPPPPPCKSHGEPCVLRTVKKAGPNMGKQFFVCNRPQGHASNPEARCNFFSWVDKGK
- the apex2 gene encoding DNA-(apurinic or apyrimidinic site) endonuclease 2 isoform X1 — encoded protein: MKIVSWNINGIRTFKGGIKKALESLDADIVCVQETKVTRDLLDERTAIVEGYNSYFSFSRGRSGYSGVATYCKDSATPFAAEEGLTGLLTTNHEGTIGCYGDPREFSSEELQLLDNEGRAVLTQHRVMCEDTPETVTVINVYCPRADPEKPERKNFKLQFYKLLQCRAEAILEAGSRVIILGDVNTSHRPIDHCDPDYIDDFDDHPGRKWLNGLLVDDSEGKEYGKNDEEESENTSSKPLSSGKFVDTFRHFHPTRSKAFTCWNTMTGARQTNYGTRIDYIFADHPLVKMGFVAADIMPEVEGSDHCPVWGKLCCPLLSSSKLPPFCTRNLPEFAGRQQKLSRFLVKMDQQQPAREACRDPLPGSQETGETRENLNPLGSAGTSSTGKKRKLAVESGVPKSKKIMTLKAATPKPQGNLLAFFKPKSMPVAPTREDPVSQCERGEERNEVTPSQPHTFKGGHSAGQDVPSIPGTRTEDPQGVCMGDNVHEPGSNIQGVNNQNQGKDAALASEATVDPPCLRKGASLGGFWKTVLRGPPPPPPCKSHGEPCVLRTVKKAGPNMGKQFFVCNRPQGHASNPEARCNFFSWVDKGK